The Motilibacter peucedani DNA window CTGCAGGGCCACCTGCGCGCCGCCGGCGACCTGGCCGCCTCCACCTCGGTGGCGTCCAGCAGTCTCGAGCAGCGGCTGGTCGGGGACCTCACGCCGACCCCGGGCGCGCTCGTGCTCGTCGCCCGCGAGGGCGACTCGCTGCGCGCCGTCAGCGACGCGCTGCTGGCGACGGGCTCGCTCGAGACCCAGCCGGTGTGGTTCCTGCTCGTCCCCCGCAGCGTCGGCCGCCGGCGCCGTGCCGAGGAGCCGGCGCGCACCCCCGACCTCGCCCCCCTCGCCGAAGGCCACCGGTGACCGCGCTGGTCGTCTCGTGGATCCCGTTCCACGGCCGCAGCGAGGGCCTGGCCCGGGCGCTGCGCGCGCAGACGCTCTGGACCCCGTGGGCGAAGTCCGGCCAGCCGCGCTCCCGCACGATCCTCGGGTGGGTGCGCAGCGGCGTCGTCACGGTCGCCCGGGTCGCCCGGCTGCCGCGCGGCAGCGTCGTCGTCGTCATGGTGCCGCCGGTGTTCGCGCTGGTGGCCGTGCTGCTCGTGGCCCTGCCGAAGCGGCTGCGCGTCGTCGCCGACATCCACTCCGCCGCGCTCAACGCGCAGGGCTGGGCCTGGAGCCACCCGCTGCTGTTCCGGGCGCTGAAGCGCTGCGAGCTCGTGCTGGTCACCAACGCCGAGCTCGTCGAGGGCCTCGACCTGGGCGACGTGCCGGTGCTGGTGCTCCACGACCCGACCGACGAGCTCGACCCGTCCGCGGTCGGCGAGCTGCCCCCGCTGCCCGAAGGCCGCATCGCGGTGTTCCCCGCCTCCGGCGCCGACGACGAGCCCGTCGAGCAGCTGGCCGCCGCCGCCGCCCTGCTCGAGGGCGAGGTGACCGTGGTCATCACGGGCCGGCGCCCCGGCGTCGCCCCCGGCCCCGGGCTGCTGCTGCCGGGCTTCCTGCCCGACGCGCAGTTCAACGCGCTGATGGTCCGCGCCGACGTCGTGCTCGCGCTGACGACCCGCGAGGCCACCATGCAGCGCGCCGGCTACGAGGCGCTCGCCCTGCGCAAGCCGCTGGTCTGCTCCGGCACCGCGGTGCTGCGCTCCTTCTTCGGCGACGCGGCCGTCTACACCGACCACGAGCCGGCCGACCTGGCCGCCGCGGTGCGCCGCGCGGTCGAGCAGGGGCCGGCCCTGGTCGCCGCGGGCGAGACGGTGCGTGCCCAGCAGGCCGAGCAGCTCGTCGTCGCCGTGCGCGCGATCCGCCCGGACCTGGTGGACGCCGCCAGTGACGC harbors:
- a CDS encoding glycosyltransferase family protein — translated: MTALVVSWIPFHGRSEGLARALRAQTLWTPWAKSGQPRSRTILGWVRSGVVTVARVARLPRGSVVVVMVPPVFALVAVLLVALPKRLRVVADIHSAALNAQGWAWSHPLLFRALKRCELVLVTNAELVEGLDLGDVPVLVLHDPTDELDPSAVGELPPLPEGRIAVFPASGADDEPVEQLAAAAALLEGEVTVVITGRRPGVAPGPGLLLPGFLPDAQFNALMVRADVVLALTTREATMQRAGYEALALRKPLVCSGTAVLRSFFGDAAVYTDHEPADLAAAVRRAVEQGPALVAAGETVRAQQAEQLVVAVRAIRPDLVDAASDATV